A genomic segment from Nitratiruptor sp. YY08-10 encodes:
- the truA gene encoding tRNA pseudouridine(38-40) synthase TruA has translation MRIKAVISYDGSRFDGFQIQKHTTNTVMHHLYNALHRVGIESKIVGSGRTDKGVHATAQVIHFDLPSYWSDLERLQTRLNNTLHPYIHIKRVVSAPNDFHARYSAKRRAYRYLLKKSKPSVFENAYVHYVSNLDIETIKKNISLFEGQHDFAYFMKTGSDTKSSLRRIFKTALYEKDDLYVLYFEGDGFLRAQIRLIMDALIKLGKGELKPEQIIDQLACKERYTSTLAPPNGLYLCKIIY, from the coding sequence ATGCGCATTAAAGCGGTAATCTCTTATGATGGCAGCAGATTCGACGGATTTCAGATACAAAAGCATACGACAAATACCGTCATGCATCATCTTTATAATGCTTTGCATCGGGTAGGAATAGAAAGCAAAATAGTCGGAAGCGGAAGGACCGACAAGGGCGTCCATGCAACTGCTCAGGTGATCCATTTCGACCTTCCCTCATATTGGAGCGATCTTGAAAGACTCCAAACACGGCTCAATAACACACTGCACCCCTATATCCACATCAAAAGAGTCGTATCGGCACCAAATGATTTCCACGCACGATACAGTGCAAAACGAAGAGCTTACCGATATCTTTTGAAAAAAAGTAAACCAAGTGTATTTGAAAATGCTTACGTACATTATGTTTCCAATCTCGATATAGAGACAATAAAAAAGAATATTTCCCTTTTTGAGGGACAGCATGATTTTGCCTATTTCATGAAAACAGGCAGTGATACAAAAAGTTCTTTGCGAAGGATCTTTAAAACGGCTCTGTATGAAAAAGATGACTTATATGTTCTTTATTTTGAAGGAGACGGATTTTTACGAGCACAAATCCGGCTTATCATGGATGCTTTGATAAAACTTGGCAAAGGAGAGCTCAAACCTGAGCAGATAATCGATCAGCTTGCCTGCAAAGAACGATATACCTCAACCCTGGCTCCCCCCAATGGCCTTTATCTGTGTAAAATTATCTATTAA
- a CDS encoding LptF/LptG family permease, which yields MPKLLRYLGNHLYESFLSYFLPLFSIASLIFFIKIVSLTSIVQLSLGDLAKLYIFITPQILFFTVPVVFFIAAVTALHKLSFDYETIAFFSLGISPVTIMRYLTLLAVLLSMLLSIVAYILIPQGKQLEKGFYRYKKTEANINLKPSEYGHKFGSWFVYVQKKDKNNFFKNVVLYNFNTSRERFITSQKATFDNSQYGLKLTLYNGNAYTYKKGSLDQISFKKMDLFDTSTSYYFQYIDPMHYWEKAFSNKQRAFDMLFFLWITLLPILGMPYAGMIGIHHPRYHKGGVFLKVFLVLFFYFGFAFLLSKTLSFFSPMIMAIWFFGGIYLFHKTVMSRY from the coding sequence GTGCCTAAACTGTTACGATATCTGGGAAATCATCTGTATGAATCTTTTCTTTCCTATTTCTTGCCACTCTTTAGTATCGCCTCCCTTATATTTTTTATCAAAATCGTATCATTGACAAGTATTGTCCAGCTCTCTTTGGGCGACCTCGCAAAACTGTATATTTTTATAACTCCACAAATTCTCTTTTTTACTGTTCCCGTGGTATTTTTCATTGCAGCAGTCACAGCGTTGCATAAACTCTCTTTTGATTATGAAACGATCGCCTTTTTTTCACTTGGAATCTCTCCGGTTACGATCATGCGTTATTTGACTCTTTTAGCCGTATTATTGAGTATGCTGCTGAGTATCGTTGCTTACATTTTAATACCCCAAGGTAAACAATTGGAAAAAGGTTTCTACCGCTACAAAAAAACAGAAGCCAATATCAACCTCAAACCGAGTGAATATGGTCATAAATTTGGAAGCTGGTTTGTATACGTCCAAAAGAAAGACAAAAACAATTTTTTTAAAAATGTAGTTTTATACAATTTCAATACTTCCCGGGAGCGATTTATTACATCGCAAAAGGCGACTTTTGACAACAGTCAATATGGTTTGAAATTGACTCTTTATAATGGAAATGCCTATACATATAAAAAAGGATCGCTCGATCAAATCTCTTTTAAAAAAATGGATCTTTTTGACACATCAACATCATACTATTTTCAATATATCGATCCAATGCATTACTGGGAGAAAGCATTTTCGAATAAGCAAAGAGCTTTTGATATGCTCTTTTTTCTTTGGATCACTCTTCTTCCAATCCTTGGTATGCCTTATGCCGGTATGATTGGCATTCATCATCCAAGATACCATAAAGGAGGGGTTTTTTTAAAAGTGTTTTTGGTGCTCTTTTTCTATTTTGGTTTTGCTTTTTTACTCAGTAAAACCCTCTCTTTCTTTTCGCCAATGATCATGGCAATATGGTTTTTCGGCGGTATTTATCTTTTTCACAAAACAGTTATGAGTAGGTACTGA